Part of the Lolium rigidum isolate FL_2022 chromosome 6, APGP_CSIRO_Lrig_0.1, whole genome shotgun sequence genome, TTATCATGATAAATACCACCCATTGTAATTGACTGTATATTTGCAGCATAGCCATGCTATTTGTAGATAGGTATGTCAGATGCACTACATGATGCGGGGCTGACGTTTTGTTATCCCCGCGTTCCAGGTCAACCCATTCTTGCAGAGTTCTCCGGTGTAGTTTTTGATATCTAGCCACCGCGCGCCGAACAGCTCCCCCAGCACCCCGGCGTGCTCCTCGCCCGCCCCCGCGCTCCCGGACATCACGTCCCCTGCGACAAACGAGCAGAGAATTCTCGATGCGATCAGCAGGCGCCATGGACCATGGTGCACACACTCAGCAATgggctgtgctccggtgtccccccttgGCGAACGATGTTCAGGTGGTAAACGTGCGTTTGGTTCGTGACTagaaaatatggatgatcccatcccaaaagTCGAATATTTCTCAGAAAGGCTAGACCATATGATCcgtgaatttcatgactaatctcactagccgcctgagaatccatggccgtcgacgcgactccgacacctgccaccgtcgtatgtgtgctccccagctcagcggcggccaccatgtcacggcgagcggtgggcttgcttttccgcgtggctccccaactcgacatcggcggcctccagggcgcggtaagcggcgggcttgattttcaacgtggctccctagctcggcggcggcggcctccatggcGTGGCGAGCAACGAGCTTGCTACGTCTGCGCCACACCCAGTCGAAGAAACGGCCTCGCTAAGTATGTGTGGGTagtgaccttgctaggcacgGCTAGGCGGCCGCTCGCTAGGTCTGGCCTCCACCACAAAGGGAAAAGgacccgttaattacatattaaccggtgtgttaatggcatatttatatgtttctattaatcgttaattaaatatattttatcccatcccatcccgtacatgtttgcccatgaaccaaacacacatgtTAAGTCAATCCACGAAGGGGTATCAACAGATCTTAGCCGTCTAAATAGAACAAAGTTtagagggggggacaccggagcaatagccCTCAGCAATACGAATGTACGAAAGAAGCGCTCGCGTCGTTGCGAGGGCTAGCTTACTGATGATGATGAGGTAGACGACGAGAGTGCCGGCGGTGGTGAAGGCGACGAAGACGttgagcgcggcggcgccggcgcggccgaACGCGTCGCCCATGATCCCCGCGTACGAGGGCGGGCCGCTGGGAGCCCAGCCCGTGTACCGCAGCATGAACTCCACGGAGACGTTGGAGAGGACGGCAACGGCCGCGATGAGGACGAGCGCGGGGGCCACGCCGAGCACGCGCATTGCCGCCGGGATCGACATGATGCCGGCGCCGATGATGCTCGTGGACAGGTTGAACACCGCGCCGGAGACGGACGCCCCGCCGccgtgcccgccggagagctccggGAGCAGCAGCGGCTCCGCGGCACCAGCTCGCCCGCCCATGCTCGCTCGCCGGCGGCCTCGTCCTCGGGTTGGTCTCGGGCGTGTGGTGTGGACGGCGTCCGTCGGGACTCGGGAGTGCTTAATTAAATATGGCACACGAGGCAAGTATTGAATCAGTAAATTACTCTTATACCCTGACGTGGCGAACATGAGCGCCGAAGCAGAAGTTGGTAATGGTGTGTAGCATGGAAAATTCCACGCATGAGATGCGTACAACGGGACAGGCGAAGGCAGAATGATTGGAGAGGCGGGGCAGGAGATAGGAGCCTGTTGTACTTGGACGCCTATGCGCATGGGTTCGTGTTTCGCAATGACACGACGATGAACTGGGTTTGTTTAAGCAAAACGTGTTCATTTAGTCATCTTTTGTCTCCAATATGTTGCGAATAGCTGGCAATTTATTTGGTGTATGATCGCCGCGTCTATGGCCTATGAAGTCAGTAAACATCATACATCTTACTTCTTTCTCCCCGAAAAAAGAACACTTTCTTAAAAATGAATGATTCAAAAAATCCGTCTCACTATGTGCACCAACCCTATCAATAACATTTTTGGAGAATATGAAAATAAAAATTATATAGTTCTGACAAAATCTGGAAAATTCTAAAATTTTGAAATATGCATTATTCACTATACTTAGCTCCATGATTTTGTCAGTTTTGTGTATCCTACAATACAAAATATTTCATACTAAAATTTTACACATTTATTTTATACACCATTGACTACATATCCAACTTTTCTACTCCTTTCGTCCTATAATTCAGATGTACATGGGTTTGAGGGAGTGTTGCCTTTATCGATATATGTCGCAAGTTTgtataaatttagatgtatctagacactatttggTGTATAAATATATAACTTTAGATAAATATCTGACATCTTTTTATGAACGGAGAAAGTAAAAAATCTTTGAAATagtatgaattttgatatatcttGAGCTCATTAAAGTTGGGGCTCCATTTGGAGTTTACATGCATGTACTGCTAACTTTATGAATTTGCGACACCAAGTTCTTAAAATGATAATATACAACCGTGTGGAACGTCTCTCGTATTTTCAATGCTCCCTCTGGCTAAAATTAATTGACGCAGCCATATACTATGCCCAATACAAGTGTACAGGGGAGTAGGTgtttaccgtggtatgtcatgaaGCCATGTAAATTTTCGATAAAAACATGATTGTACGTGCCCTATGGAAAGCAAGGCGTAGAAAGAAGGGAGCTTTTTCAGGCTCTATAGACAAGATGGTGTTCTCTATGTACAATTCTGCTTAAAATGTGGCTGTTTTGCACGACTGCAACAGCATAACTCCCACTCGATAACCCCATTCTTCATCAAATTTATTTCTACTGTCACAGCAAGAGCTGAAATCTCGCCAACAAGTAAATTTTACCTCATGACATCACAGAACTCGAAAGTGGACCAAACGAGCACGACCAACTCACAAACACAGGACTCGAAGGTGAACCAAatgagctcgatcgactcacaaACACAAACACACTCGTACCCTCTTGGCACCATTCTCTTTTTCTTACTACAATTCTTCCCACTTTTATTCTGCCACCTGATTTTATTGCAATCGGACGCCGTGCTAATAAGGCGCTATCCTGCTATTACAAGAACTGATCCAGCTGATCCAGTGGCCCATGCCACGTACACATCCAAAGGTGATTCTCCCGCATGCTTGTCTCTTGCACATTTCTCAGATCTCACTGAAAGAGCTGATTGTCCGGAAACCGTGATTCTCAGGAAGTGGTGCATTCCCCGGGCGAATAGAGATTATTACATCGAGACCTGAAGAGAAACAATGTTAGATAAACAGTGAAATCCAAGTCTATCCCACGAGAGGAgataagatattaagaacaaaagCACATATACAACCGTGCAATAATGAACACAATATCTTAGCTCACGAGTGACGCACGCAGGCCAAAAAAGTGTGAACACTCCATAAGACATAAACATTATATTTACATGACTTGTCTACAAATATCCTAATATTAGAGTGGAACTAGCATAGGGGTACCTGCACTCTTTGCAGCAACAGCTTCTTCGAACACATCTGTGATAAATAAGATTTCAGATGGCTTGTCCACCCCAAGTGATTTTGTGATCTCGAAGTAACTCCTTGCTTCTCTTTTGTTTCTGTTCATATTAGAGGGTCATAATTCCATATTCATTTTTGAAGGGACAAATAGAACAATAAATAGAAAGCTTACCCTGTTGTGGTGTCAAAAAAACCACACAAGTATTGTCGCAGATCACCATGGGATGAGTGGCCAAATAGTAGCCTTTGTGCCTCTCTACTGCCACTTGAGTATATGTAAACCTATTGGCAAGCATATGATCTTATATCAAGTGACTGGACACTTCACAAATCTAGGAATACATATACAAGACTATACGCTTGAAACTCAAGTTCTAATAATATCTTAACTACCATTCATAGTATACGACCGTATCACATGACTAAACCAACTTATAGTTATTATCATCATTTCTTGTTTACTCCTTTTAACATTATCTTTTTCAAGTTCAACACAGCTCAGTTACATCTAATGTGTTCAATTAATGCAACGAAAGGTTAGCATCCTTCTGGTCTATCAGAAATCATTTTTCTGTGCTTCTCTACATGCTAATAAATTCATTAGAACTTCTGACGACCTACTAGCCGATTTTTTTTGGGTTTCTCAGTTTACGAGGGACTGAGCATTATGCTTTATTCAAATCCATATTGCTTACATGCATCAGTCCTACATATGAAAGTAGAACAGACGAACCGCAGAGCAACTGATTTTTTTTATGACCATCTCAATGGTTGAGCACGGTACTGAAGTAAACTATTTGCTGTGAATGAGATATGTGCGTTTAGTAATGACCCACCCAGCAGCAAGTTAGGAAGAAGATCCCCGTGATCTCTCAATTAGGAGGTTTATCCTTTAAATTAGGAAGATAACATTTAGCTTGGGCCATATGCCAATTACAAGTAAGATCTGTGTGTTGTTAAATATGAGTGTTAGTCCTATATGTAAAGAGGACCCCCTATGAGAAATAAATCAAGCAAGAACTAGAACAACACTTCTTCTATCTTGCCCCTAGGGGTACAAGCCTTTCCCCTAACTCCCTGCAACCCTAGTACACAACAGAGAGATTTACGGAGTTCTGTAGTGGGTATTGTCTCAACAATAGCTCAGGAGTCAACTCTCTGACCTAAATAACTCAGTTACGAAGTATGAACAATAAAAATAAGCATGAACAATAAACAGATCTGATGACAATCCAAATTTATGCCACAAAAGTCGAAAATTTATACTTCGGAAGAGTTTGACCAAATAGATACCTTCACACCGTGAGATTGCCAGTCCTTCAGCGCCCCGGGAACATCCTCAAAAACAACACCGTGCAATTCTTTGCTTTCAAATCCAGTCCTCCATATATGACCCTGGAATTAGCCATTAGAACAGAACTCCATCAAAGAAAGAAGATATAGTTCCGGCTCAGGGAAGGAATGTGAAAGGTACCTGAAGTTGTTTCAATGATGTAATCTTCCGGTCTGCTTTGATCATGGACTCAACATTAGTGACTAACGAATTGATAACCTCTTCTTTGCCAGCATCACTGGGTGCAACTGGAACAGCCCCAACAACTCCGTTTCTCAGGTCTTCTTCAACCTGCATAATTGGTTAATAGTCTGTTAAACTTGAATAAACAAAGTAATTTGTGCAAGCGCAGTCAAACACGATATACTAGCATGATTAACTTTGATTTTAGATCCTTCACAGGACAGTTAAATTCCTATACCATAACTTACTTGGATGCGCAATAGTTCGAtgtcttctttggtttcttcagAATCGTATGTAGAAATCAGATGCTTCCGCACATTATCACGGGCATAAGGAAACATAACATCAGTCACAAATGATATTGGAGTTGTTGTTCCTTCGATGTCAAGTACAACACAATGCTGCAATGAGCAAAAAAGTGTGAGTACTAGCATTCAACAAATAAGTGAACAGTTAAGTGCCCAGATATACCAAACGTAAACCAGCTAAGGAAAAACACAAGCAAAAACATCCGCTATAACATCCTATTTCTCAAAGGGTTCTATGAAAAAATTCAGTTGCAAGGATGTTACTTGTGCAGAAGTTGTCTCATGTGTTTCATTCAAAGTGTTTGAATTAATTAAAGCTATGTGATTTGTGTTAAGTCCATATATTAGAAAATATCGATAGAGATACCCGCTAGCGATAGTTTACTTGATTATTTTCTCTTTTGGTGCGTTCTCCAGGAATTCCAAAGTTACTTTAATTTATCATTAATCGACTCGGCTGGAACCCAGCTCCTTGGTCCATTCTATTCTCCTTCAGCCCACGCCAAAGCAACCAACACCAACTCATCATCTAGCCCAAGTTGCAGCCCAATCTCTAATCCTCTTTCTCTCACTTGTAACTTGTAAGTTGTCTCTGTGTCACATTTCTTGAACACATGAAGCAGCACAGCATCAGGAAATTACAGCCGTTCCTCTATCGCTTCATCTCCCCACTTCCTACTCTCTTCTATTGCACGTGCAAATTAAATCCCTGTCACCGCCCACACTCATCCCCTTTATCTCTCATCTTTTTTCCTTGTTTAATCTCAACCAGAAACGGTAACCATTAGCGCACAGACGTACAGGAACCATGTCATTTCTTGATCTCCATGCTCTATTACAAAGCCAATACGAGGAAAGCAATCTGTTAGCACGCCTCttctctctgttttctctcggacAATCTCACCTGAAGCCCATAAAAGAGTTCGCACAGATGCTGCTTTCCCAGCGTCTGCTGCATAGTTCACTGGACCACCTGCTCCACAAGTAGCTTTGAGTCCAATTCCTTCCACTATCAGCTTCTCAACAATCTCGTCTAAATGGTGCTCATATCCACAAAATCTACACCGCACCATCACGATTCACGAGGGTAGTTCCATCACTGCCTTCCTCTCCAGATTGCTGAAATATCGCCACACCATAAACACCGGCTTTTCCAGGCGACTCCAACCATTACAGTGACACCTCAGGTTGCATAAGTTTACCACTGGGATCTACTCCCTTCTATAGGTTGTAACTGGTTGTAATAGTAGCTTACATTACGGGGTGGAGGGAGTAAGTACTAATGCAAACTGAGAGAGTACCCATTAATGGTGACAGTTTTTTGGTAGagagaaaataaaaggaaaatggaTGGAACAGCAACGGGATGAGTGCCTCAAGTGATAGCGATTTAATTTCACACTGGAAATTGAAGAGAGAAGGGAGTGGGTGGTGAACCAATGGAGGAAACTCTAGAGTTGCCTGCTGATGTGTGTGTTTGCTGGAGGGTGAAGAAATCTGACACAGATGCTACAGTTACATGTAAGAGAAAGAGAATTAGAGACCGGGGTGAAGATTGGGCTGGGCTAGGCTGGTTGCTTGAGTGGTGGGTGGGCTGAAGAAGAACAAAATGCAAATGGTTGAGAAAAATAGGAACTGAACTCCTAATATTGTAGCAAAATTCACACAAGCCAAAAGTACTATGCAGAATTATCCATAATTTCTCCAAGGCATTATTTGAACTCGAAATATTCCAATAAATGGACTCAACTCCAGTTACATAATTCAAATTaactaaaaaaaaaatttcaatAAAATACATGGGACTACTTTTACACAAAGTAACATTCCTGACTGAAAATAATACTTGAAGAAAATATGATATTACAACAGCAGTTGCCCATGATATTAATCTAAAAGTACTATAAAGGAGGTTGAATTCACAAATCACTAGGAGCAAGGAACTGACCTTTGATGATTTAGCTGCATGAGCTCCATTAGGAACATCAGGACTTATAACAGTACGCAATCTTTTGGCGCTGTTTATTGGACCATGCTCAGGAGTTGTCCAATCAATCCCTAACTGATACATCTTGACGGCAGCATCAAGAAGATAATGATAGCATTCAGCCTGAAAAGCAAGGCCATAGCAATGTAGTGAACATCTGCCCACATAGGCTATATCATAAATTCTATTTTAAAAAAGGGCTAAACTATCCCTCTACTAATATAGCTTACATGTGTACAGCCTAGATTCCTCGCAAAAAAAAGTACAACCTAATGTTGATTAAATTTCAGAAAATCTGGATGCAAATTGCAAAATGACCATTAAAACTAAAAGAGGGGGTAGCATGTGGAGATAGATTTAAGGGCTTATATTGAACGAACTGATAACCTAAAATGAAGAGACGAAATGACTAtgagaggagatgagaagaatgtTAGTCAACAATAAGCACCCCAACCTGAAAACTGATTGATGTGTACCTCCTAGGAGGCGTGTAAACAAACTATACCTTTTCAGTGAAACGAAACACAAAGATCTCTTTCCGTTTTCTCGAGAAAACTGATGCAGAAACCTAGGTCATGGAAATAAAAAAATACCTGTGTCTTGGCATTGATCCAGGAGTCACCCCAAACATAAATTCCATGGTTCCGTACAAGCACAGCAGTTGCCTTCGGGTATGCTTTGATCTGTAATAACTTCACATGAGGTACTGCTAGATCCAACCAAAATATTGTTCATAAGCTAACCTCGTTGTAATAAATATTGTTTGGTAGTTGCTCAAACTCTCCATAATACAAAGGAAAGCGATGGTGCTACTATTATAGGGTAAAGACTAAATGATCATATGAATGAGATGTGTTAGTCATTATTGCGGCCTATAAGCTGCCCAATCACATTGCTGGAATCATCTGATTTCTATCAGTACAAATTCATGAGAGATAAAACTACATATAACTGAAGCATGTATTTGTAACTGTAGACTGAATTGCTTGAAAACTGAATTATAGAATCTTGAAGAAAAAACACTAGTGCCATACCGCTTCGGCCAAAGAGTCTGTGAGTTCATACTCATAAGGAGTATTCTCAATTATGGGGATCACCAATTCATCTCTGTAGCCATGACCTTTGATTCCTTTAATCATTTCCATATGTGTCATCTGGAGTAAGATCAGCAGAGCAGTATATGGTCACAAAAGGAATACCCATACAGCAATTAATTTAGTACTAGAAGATAGAGATGGACTTAATTAGAGAGATATGTAAAACAGGATCTATGTAATGAATAAAGTAAAAAAGAGTCGGCGCGTAATTTTTCAGATATTGTTCTCCCCCATCTGCACTGCTCCACAATTAAATCCGAACTTCTAGTTTCCTACATCTGTATCACCGACAGTAAATAGTGCAGCACATATATCAATCACCCATACGCACAACTAACCGCAGAAAAGTGAACTTTCCAAAAACAAATTAGCAAACTTCTTCGTAACAACAGCAAATAAACCACACATTAATGGATTTTATGTGTACAGATGGAGATGCTATTTTTTCTAGATGGGCGACAGTGAACTTCCAGCAAAGCTTTCACAAGCAGAAAGAAATCGCCACAAGACGTAGTGAACTTCTATCAATGTGAGTTGTAAGCTGCTGCCACACACGGATAAAGTTTTGGAAAGTTCAGTGCTATTTGTGTTACAGTTACCAATTAGTAGCGCAGATGTCACTCGTATAGTGGTATCTGAAAACTCTGTCATTTAAGTTTTATTCTGATTCCAGTTGTGAACATCATTGGCCGATACAATGGGTGGGCTTGATAACTTGATATAGCACCATGCAACATGTATGGTAGCACACATGTTTCGATTTTAGACATGCCAGCATGTCACCGCATTCTTTATTACTCCTAACTAACTTTCAAGGGACATATATTGGAGCtcaaaatcatataaaatattTAGTTGCATACACCATCCACATTCTACATGTAAGACAAAACATATCACACACTCCACCATAAGAGTTTCCAATCAACGTACCAACCATACACATTTCTAAATGTTGACTTCCCGGCATGGACAACTTCAGAGGATGTGTATACATCACGGTCTGGAACTCTGGATCAATGATCCAAACAGTGGATGCATATCTGTGTTAGAGCAAATCTATACAAATTATGCACCATGTGCTAGTATTAATGATTTTTCAGGTGTGATGTTTTGCGTGACACGAACGAAACATGGAGCAAAACCAAAGTCCAGATTATTGAATCGCTGCACAAACCAGCAGCGCATCATATGCTAAACACTTGAAGTGTATAAAtataaatggaaatatggagagtATAAATGATGATCCTTCCACAATTGATCAGGATTAAAAGGTGTCCATAATGTGGTCGACTTCACTTCTATTATAAGCATTGCATTGCCTGAGGGTAAAGAAGTCCTGATCTTAAGTACATCAGGCATGCTGTGTCTAACTTTTGCAATTGCATTCTTAGTAAGCACTATATGTAAATTTCATGGAAACACGAAGAAGATTTTGTGCATTAGCTGAATTTCATGGGAAATGTAAAAAAATACTAGGAGGACTCACCCTGAACTCCTTTGCACCAGGAACGAGCATTGTTGCCATGCACGTCTCCATGCCATGGCTATGAATCACAGCCCCAGCTCCTCGCATTAGATAAGACTGCAGAACATCAAGGAAATCATACAACATGCAAAGGGAATCTGAAACGGCGGAACGAATAAAACAAAGGAAAGCTGACGACCTTCATGAACAGAGGTGCGCAGTCTGAACACTTTGGGTGCTTGTGTGGCCATGGCTTTGCTCGTGGTGCAGAAATGATCTTGCCATCTGCTGCCATCACGTACATGTCGTCTGCCACCATCCTCTCCTTCTGCACGCCTAAACCAGATATAAAGTCAGTGACGATAAGAAAGAACATCAGTTGATCCACCGCACACCATACTCATAATAAAAGTGCACTTCGCCCAGCAAACACTGAGCGGAACGAGCAAGCGTGAACTCGACATAAAGGCAGCAGCATCCGTCTCTATTCCTCGGCCGAGTGGGAACTCGCACCCCAGCTTAACAATTCATCGAACAGGTTGGGCTCGTTCACCGCGAGGCCGGGCTAACGTAAGCAGCGACCATAACATGAGAGCATATGGGGGAGTTAGGTACCTGACGGTGACATGACGATGAGCTGCTGCGCGAGGGGCACGGCGGGGTCGTTGGCCTTGACGGTGATGCTGCCGCCGG contains:
- the LOC124666797 gene encoding probable bifunctional methylthioribulose-1-phosphate dehydratase/enolase-phosphatase E1; translation: MSTGGAEAASAAAEGMASAAYLAGDAVREARELVAELCRHFYLQGWVTGTGGSITVKANDPAVPLAQQLIVMSPSGVQKERMVADDMYVMAADGKIISAPRAKPWPHKHPKCSDCAPLFMKSYLMRGAGAVIHSHGMETCMATMLVPGAKEFRMTHMEMIKGIKGHGYRDELVIPIIENTPYEYELTDSLAEAIKAYPKATAVLVRNHGIYVWGDSWINAKTQAECYHYLLDAAVKMYQLGIDWTTPEHGPINSAKRLRTVISPDVPNGAHAAKSSKHCVVLDIEGTTTPISFVTDVMFPYARDNVRKHLISTYDSEETKEDIELLRIQVEEDLRNGVVGAVPVAPSDAGKEEVINSLVTNVESMIKADRKITSLKQLQGHIWRTGFESKELHGVVFEDVPGALKDWQSHGVKVYIYSSGSREAQRLLFGHSSHGDLRQYLCGFFDTTTGNKREARSYFEITKSLGVDKPSEILFITDVFEEAVAAKSAGLDVIISIRPGNAPLPENHGFRTISSFSEI